In Clarias gariepinus isolate MV-2021 ecotype Netherlands chromosome 9, CGAR_prim_01v2, whole genome shotgun sequence, a single window of DNA contains:
- the nkx3-1 gene encoding homeobox protein Nkx-3.1, translating into MASSNRQLTSFFIEDILSLREEKGDETSGGGAESQTDTRCCRDGGESHDALLIAALASRPASPDDSERTNSPTDATTDADEPTPNHHAQTLSQKQKRSRAAFTHLQVLELEKKFSRQRYLSAPERAHLAAALHLTETQVKIWFQNRRYKTKRRQQLDCYRKGSEGNAALAAAATVEEDLLRASLLATMYTCYPYRPCVYNPQGLGGAWRPTVW; encoded by the exons ATGGCGTCCTCCAACAGGCAGCTGACTTCCTTCTTTATTGAAGACATTCTGTCTCTGAGGGAAGAGAAGGGAGATGAGACGAGTGGCGGTGGAGCTGAAAGTCAGACCGACACACGGTGCTGTAGAGACGGGGGAGAGAGCCACGACGCTCTGCTCATAGCCGCGTTAGCCTCCAGACCTG CTTCACCTGATGATTCGGAAAGGACAAACTCTCCGACAGACGCGACCACCGACGCCGACGAGCCGACGCCGAACCACCACGCGCAGACTCTGTCTCAGAAGCAGAAGCGCTCGCGCGCCGCCTTCACGCACCTGCAGGTGCTCGAGCTGGAGAAGAAGTTCAGCCGCCAGCGGTACCTGTCCGCGCCGGAGCGCGCGCACCTGGCCGCCGCGCTGCACCTCACCGAGACCCAGGTGAAGATCTGGTTCCAGAACCGGCGATACAAAACCAAGCGGAGGCAGCAGCTGGATTGTTACCGCAAGGGCTCGGAGGGAAACGCTGCGCTCGCCGCCGCCGCCACAGTGGAAGAGGACTTGCTCAGAGCGTCACTGCTCGCCACCATGTACACGTGCTATCCGTACCGGCCGTGCGTTTATAATCCACAGGGACTGGGTGGTGCGTGGAGGCCCACGGTGTGGTGA